A window of Streptomyces gilvosporeus contains these coding sequences:
- a CDS encoding HAD-IC family P-type ATPase, with amino-acid sequence MTERARTDVTAPGPGNGRPAAHPGLTAAEVAERTARGEVNDVPVRSSRSTADIVRANVFTRFNAIIGVLFAIILVVGPIQDGLFGFVIVANTGIGIVQELRAKRTLDNLAVIGEARPTVRRDGVAAQIPTSAVVLSDVLELGPGDKVIVDGEVLEADGLEVDESLLTGEADPVLKKPGDPMMSGSFVVAGGGAFTATKVGREAYAAQLAEEASRFTLVHSELRSGISLILKYVTWMMIPTALGLVFSHLLTLGLPGDEAIRRMVAGIVPMIPEGLVLLTSVAFAIGVVRLGRKQCLVQELPAIEGLARVDVVCLDKTGTLTEGGMDVRELRPQNGAERSRTEGVLAALGTADPRPNASLQAVIDAYPAPADGTWDCTASLPFSSARKYSGARLTDPDGTHTTWLLGAPDVLLPPGDQALAETDALNAQGLRVLLLAATDRALDDPRVTEAVRPTALVVLEQRLRPEASATLRYFADQDVQAKVISGDNAVSVGAVAAELGLPGAADPVDARTLPADPDAMAAALAEGTVFGRVTPRQKRDMVAALQSHGHNVAMTGDGVNDVLALKDADIGVSMGAGSEATRAVAQIVLLNNSFATLPSVVAEGRRVIGNITRVATLFLTKTVYSVLLAILVSCWQIPYPYLPRHLTLLSTLTIGIPAFFLALAPNTERARPHFVRRVMRYAIPSGLITGAAAFTTYLLARSYYTGPGSLPAETSAATLTLFLTALWVLAIIARPYTWWRIALVLAMALGFLIVLTTPWLQRFFDLRLVGTTLPWTAVAIAAIASAALEFTWRWVARRFPA; translated from the coding sequence ATGACCGAGCGGGCGCGGACGGATGTCACGGCCCCCGGACCGGGCAACGGCCGGCCCGCGGCCCACCCCGGTCTGACCGCGGCCGAGGTCGCCGAGCGGACGGCCCGGGGCGAGGTCAACGACGTCCCCGTACGCTCCTCGCGCTCGACGGCCGACATCGTCCGGGCCAACGTCTTCACCCGCTTCAACGCCATCATCGGCGTCCTCTTCGCGATCATCCTGGTCGTCGGCCCGATCCAGGACGGCCTCTTCGGCTTCGTCATCGTCGCCAACACCGGCATCGGCATCGTCCAGGAACTGCGCGCCAAACGGACCCTGGACAACCTCGCGGTGATCGGCGAGGCCCGCCCGACCGTGCGCCGCGACGGGGTGGCGGCCCAGATCCCCACCTCCGCGGTGGTGCTGTCCGACGTCCTCGAACTCGGGCCGGGCGACAAGGTCATCGTCGACGGCGAGGTCCTGGAGGCCGACGGCCTGGAGGTCGACGAATCCCTGCTGACCGGTGAGGCCGACCCCGTCCTCAAGAAGCCCGGCGACCCGATGATGTCGGGCAGCTTCGTGGTCGCGGGCGGCGGCGCCTTCACCGCCACCAAGGTCGGCCGCGAGGCCTACGCCGCCCAGCTCGCCGAGGAGGCCAGCCGCTTCACCCTCGTCCACTCCGAACTGCGCAGCGGTATCAGCCTGATCCTCAAGTACGTGACCTGGATGATGATCCCCACCGCCCTGGGGCTCGTCTTCAGCCACCTGCTCACCCTCGGCCTCCCCGGTGACGAAGCCATCCGCCGGATGGTCGCCGGCATCGTCCCGATGATCCCCGAGGGCCTGGTCCTGCTGACCTCCGTGGCCTTCGCCATCGGCGTCGTCCGCCTGGGCCGCAAGCAGTGCCTCGTCCAGGAACTGCCCGCCATCGAGGGCCTGGCCCGGGTCGACGTGGTCTGCCTCGACAAGACCGGCACGCTCACCGAAGGCGGGATGGACGTCCGCGAACTCCGCCCCCAGAACGGCGCGGAGCGCTCCCGCACCGAAGGCGTCCTGGCCGCCCTGGGCACTGCCGACCCGCGCCCCAACGCCTCCCTCCAGGCCGTCATCGACGCCTACCCCGCACCCGCCGACGGGACCTGGGACTGCACGGCGTCCCTCCCCTTCTCCTCCGCCCGCAAGTACAGCGGCGCCCGCCTGACCGACCCCGACGGCACGCACACCACCTGGCTCCTGGGCGCCCCCGACGTCCTGCTGCCGCCGGGCGACCAGGCCCTCGCCGAAACCGACGCGCTCAACGCCCAGGGCCTGCGCGTCCTGCTGCTGGCCGCCACCGACCGCGCCCTGGACGACCCCCGAGTCACCGAGGCGGTCCGCCCCACCGCCCTGGTCGTCCTCGAACAGCGGCTGCGCCCCGAAGCCTCCGCCACCCTGCGCTACTTCGCCGACCAGGACGTCCAGGCCAAGGTCATCTCGGGCGACAACGCGGTCTCGGTCGGCGCGGTGGCCGCCGAACTGGGCCTACCGGGCGCCGCCGATCCCGTCGACGCCCGCACGCTCCCCGCCGACCCCGACGCGATGGCCGCCGCCCTCGCCGAGGGCACCGTCTTCGGCCGCGTCACCCCCCGGCAGAAACGCGACATGGTGGCCGCCCTCCAGTCCCACGGCCACAACGTCGCGATGACCGGCGACGGCGTCAACGACGTCCTCGCCCTCAAGGACGCGGACATCGGCGTCTCCATGGGCGCCGGCTCCGAAGCCACCCGTGCCGTCGCCCAGATCGTCCTGCTGAACAACAGCTTCGCCACCCTCCCGTCGGTCGTCGCCGAGGGCCGCCGCGTCATCGGCAACATCACCCGGGTCGCCACCCTCTTCCTCACCAAAACCGTCTACTCGGTCCTCCTCGCCATCCTGGTCTCGTGCTGGCAGATCCCCTACCCCTACCTCCCCCGCCACCTCACGCTTCTCTCCACCCTCACCATCGGCATCCCGGCCTTCTTTCTCGCCCTGGCCCCCAACACCGAACGCGCCCGCCCCCACTTCGTCCGCCGCGTGATGCGCTACGCCATCCCCTCCGGCCTCATCACCGGCGCCGCCGCCTTCACCACCTACCTCCTGGCCCGCAGCTACTACACCGGCCCCGGCTCCCTCCCGGCCGAAACCAGCGCCGCCACCCTCACCCTCTTCCTCACCGCCCTCTGGGTCCTCGCGATCATCGCCCGCCCCTACACCTGGTGGCGTATCGCCCTCGTCCTGGCCATGGCCCTCGGCTTCCTGATCGTCCTCACCACCCCCTGGCTGCAACGCTTCTTCGACCTCCGCCTCGTCGGCACCACCCTGCCCTGGACCGCCGTCGCCATCGCCGCAATCGCCTCCGCGGCACTGGAGTTCACCTGGCGCTGGGTCGCCCGCCGCTTCCCCGCCTGA
- a CDS encoding MFS transporter, whose protein sequence is MGQYGRVAAARYGGNRARRTGRGAGRALRVPFTSAGRGLRRMTHAHGAGESGLSKLIELHAVNSAGDMMITIALASTVFFSVPTDQARGRVALYLAVTMAPFALLAPVVGPLLDRVPHGRRAAMAVAMLARALLALTMAGAVATGGLQLYPEALGVLVASKAYGVVRSAVVPRLLPPQISLVKANSRVTLAGLLATGVAAPAGGGLHLIGPSWPLYGAFVVFATGTFLSFSLPHKVDSAKGEGRARLAARDAAAVSGGTPPKPGLRTVGPSVLHGLQANAALRALSGFLTFFLAFLLREQPLGGLGPAASLGLVAVAAGTGNALGTAVGAWLKARDPEAIIAGVLGLALSVTVLAAVFYEVMAPVVVTAAAACAGLCQALAKLSLDATIQRDVPEAVRTSAFARSETALQLSWVVGGALGISLPLIGVLGMAVASGLVALGAAVAVRGLLQAARQVGGRRARVA, encoded by the coding sequence TTGGGGCAATATGGCCGGGTGGCTGCCGCACGGTACGGAGGTAACCGGGCCCGCCGGACGGGCCGGGGGGCCGGGCGTGCACTGCGGGTGCCGTTCACCTCGGCGGGCCGGGGGCTGCGCCGGATGACACATGCGCACGGCGCGGGCGAGTCGGGGCTGAGCAAGCTGATCGAGCTGCACGCGGTGAACTCCGCGGGCGACATGATGATCACGATCGCGCTGGCCTCGACGGTGTTCTTCTCGGTGCCGACGGACCAGGCGCGGGGCCGGGTGGCGCTGTATCTGGCGGTGACCATGGCGCCGTTCGCGCTGCTGGCGCCGGTGGTCGGGCCGCTGCTGGACCGGGTGCCGCACGGGCGGCGGGCGGCGATGGCGGTCGCGATGCTGGCGCGGGCGCTGCTGGCGCTGACGATGGCGGGCGCGGTGGCGACCGGGGGGCTCCAGCTGTATCCGGAGGCCCTGGGGGTGCTGGTGGCGTCCAAGGCGTACGGGGTGGTGCGCAGCGCGGTGGTGCCGCGGCTGCTGCCGCCGCAGATCTCGCTGGTCAAGGCCAATTCACGGGTGACGCTGGCGGGGCTGCTGGCGACGGGTGTGGCCGCGCCGGCCGGCGGCGGGCTGCATCTGATCGGGCCGAGCTGGCCGCTGTACGGGGCGTTCGTGGTGTTCGCGACGGGGACGTTCCTGTCGTTCTCGTTGCCGCACAAGGTGGATTCGGCCAAGGGCGAGGGACGGGCGCGGCTGGCGGCGCGGGATGCGGCGGCGGTCTCGGGCGGCACACCGCCCAAGCCGGGGCTGCGCACGGTCGGCCCGTCGGTGCTGCACGGGCTCCAGGCCAATGCCGCGCTGCGGGCGCTGTCCGGCTTTCTGACGTTCTTCCTGGCGTTCCTGCTGCGGGAGCAGCCGCTGGGCGGGCTGGGCCCGGCGGCCTCGCTGGGGCTGGTGGCGGTGGCGGCCGGTACGGGCAATGCGCTGGGTACGGCGGTGGGGGCCTGGCTCAAGGCCCGCGACCCGGAGGCGATCATCGCGGGGGTGCTGGGGCTGGCGCTGTCGGTGACGGTGCTCGCGGCGGTCTTCTACGAGGTGATGGCGCCCGTCGTGGTGACGGCGGCGGCCGCCTGTGCCGGGCTGTGCCAGGCGCTGGCGAAGCTGTCGCTGGACGCGACGATCCAGCGCGATGTGCCCGAGGCCGTACGGACCTCGGCGTTCGCCCGGTCGGAGACGGCGTTGCAGCTGTCGTGGGTGGTCGGCGGCGCCCTGGGCATCTCGCTGCCGCTGATCGGTGTGCTGGGCATGGCGGTGGCGTCGGGGCTGGTGGCGCTGGGGGCGGCCGTGGCGGTACGGGGGCTGCTGCAGGCGGCCCGGCAGGTCGGCGGCCGGCGTGCCCGGGTGGCCTGA
- a CDS encoding DUF2530 domain-containing protein has product MWKKSELREAPAPLEGPVVGTITGGTILWFLLFLGQLPFYGWFADRGHAWWVWTCLAGGGLGLVGIWYVRKRDAAIKRAAAAERATADDPA; this is encoded by the coding sequence ATGTGGAAGAAGTCCGAACTGCGCGAGGCCCCGGCGCCGCTCGAAGGTCCCGTCGTCGGCACGATCACCGGCGGCACCATCCTCTGGTTCCTGCTCTTCCTCGGCCAGCTGCCCTTCTACGGCTGGTTCGCCGACCGCGGTCACGCCTGGTGGGTGTGGACCTGTCTGGCCGGCGGCGGCCTGGGGCTGGTCGGCATCTGGTACGTACGCAAACGCGATGCGGCCATCAAGCGCGCGGCCGCCGCCGAACGCGCCACGGCGGACGACCCCGCCTGA
- a CDS encoding ribbon-helix-helix protein, CopG family has protein sequence MGSRVLSLRVDGELLERIRQHAAKRGMSVQDYVVRTLIRDDFDERFQTSVDETERFYEAPPL, from the coding sequence ATGGGATCGCGAGTGCTCAGCCTGCGCGTGGACGGGGAGCTGCTGGAGCGCATTCGGCAGCACGCGGCAAAACGCGGAATGAGCGTCCAGGACTATGTGGTCCGGACGCTCATCCGCGATGACTTCGACGAACGCTTTCAAACGTCGGTCGACGAGACGGAGCGGTTCTACGAGGCTCCGCCGCTGTAG
- a CDS encoding futalosine hydrolase, producing the protein MTARPPAADGPARVLVVTAVGAERDAVCAATGPYEVRALPGGQVLHRTGAFDVLAAGVGPAAAAAGAATALTAAALADAPYGLVVSAGIGGGFCPHAPLGSVVVADAIVAADLGAETPDGFLAVTDLGFGTVVHRPDPELVHAVTAATGGAAGTVVTVSTVTGSAARATALADRHPGVLAEAMEGFGVAEAAAAHGVPVLEIRTVSNAVGPRDRAAWRIGEALAALTDAFRALPAALPPALRRTP; encoded by the coding sequence CTGACCGCACGACCGCCGGCCGCCGACGGGCCCGCGCGGGTCCTCGTCGTCACGGCGGTGGGCGCCGAGCGGGATGCGGTCTGCGCCGCGACGGGCCCGTACGAGGTCCGGGCGCTGCCCGGCGGCCAGGTGCTGCACCGCACCGGTGCCTTCGATGTGCTCGCCGCCGGTGTCGGCCCGGCCGCGGCGGCCGCCGGTGCGGCCACCGCGCTGACCGCCGCCGCGCTCGCGGACGCGCCGTACGGCCTGGTGGTCTCCGCGGGGATCGGCGGCGGCTTCTGCCCCCACGCGCCCCTGGGGTCGGTGGTGGTCGCGGACGCGATCGTCGCCGCCGATCTCGGCGCCGAGACCCCCGACGGGTTCCTTGCGGTCACCGACCTCGGCTTCGGGACCGTCGTCCACCGCCCCGATCCGGAGCTGGTGCACGCCGTCACCGCGGCGACCGGCGGCGCGGCCGGCACCGTGGTGACCGTCTCCACCGTCACCGGCAGCGCCGCCCGCGCGACCGCGCTGGCGGATCGTCACCCGGGCGTGCTGGCCGAGGCCATGGAGGGCTTCGGCGTCGCCGAGGCGGCCGCCGCGCACGGGGTGCCGGTGCTCGAAATCCGTACGGTCTCCAACGCCGTCGGCCCCCGCGACCGCGCCGCCTGGCGGATCGGCGAGGCGCTGGCGGCGCTGACCGACGCCTTCCGCGCGCTGCCCGCAGCGCTCCCGCCCGCCTTGAGGAGGACCCCGTGA
- a CDS encoding sacsin N-terminal ATP-binding-like domain-containing protein, with protein MAGRSWVRGAAEGSDPFGTARLRRGVLDAWAASPARFREDANAEEDLALGGYRDRLVVELAQNAADAAARAKVAGRLRLTLHPADDTGSAVLVASNTGAPLDATGVESLSTLRASAKREASVAAGAVGRFGVGFAAVLSVSDEPALVGRTGGVRWSLAEARAMTEAVAAHSPGLGGELRRRDGHVPLLRLPLPAEGGAPEGYDTAVVLPLRDGAALDLTERLLAGIDAALLLTLPGLAEVVIETPAGVRELRRRQEDDYVLIEDSERGATRWRVAGDGGALDAALLADRPIEERLRPHWSVTWAVPVGEEGAPVRPATAAVVHAPTPTDEALGLPALLIATFPLDPTRRHVAPGPLTDFLVGRAAETYTALLRDWQPVSVGTLDLVPGPLGKGGLDGELRRRVLELLPRVRFLPSAAAPAEAGPQAEAAAEATDPWAEDEGAVSPYVLRPVDAELLEGAGAATVGVLAELFPSLLPAGLERRPELRALGVARVPLGEMVDRLAGVERTPAWWWRLYDALAGTDPDRLSGLPVPLAGSGGSREPGAAGGVRTTIGPRQVLLPLPGGGSYEDGDTEDRHRTLARLGLKVAHPDAVHPLLEKLGATPASPRAVLTTPQVRAAVENSLDADEDAYDLFADELGGGLGAPLGAEELAEAVLGLVRDANLAPGDEPWLAALALPDEDGELAPAGELVYPGSPFQRVIREDELAACEAELAARWGEQPLTAVGVLADFALVRAADVVLDPDELEPRDGDFAEPDDPGLLDAVDVWCEDILDALPDTPVPPVVTELLAVRDLDLVDDDCWPQVLAMLSQPPLRDALTTPVRVLLPDGTTESVRPYTAWWLRGHPVLDGRRPAGLRSAGGDPLLSGLYESADAGEIDAQVLRALGVRTSVAALLDEPGGAAELLTRLADPDVTVGPAQLHALYGALTDLDPDDVTLPDELRAVVGGEIEVVDAGTALVADAPDLMPLATRHPLLPVRPSRAAELAELLQVRRLSEAVTAEVRSEGVRHEVPDEVRVLLGPATPDTYFEHESLVLDDGTELDWRLTPDGTLHAATLEGVAAGLAWAAAQWPRRFEVAALLEDPERGEELAEARWFD; from the coding sequence GTGGCTGGTAGGTCGTGGGTGCGAGGCGCAGCCGAAGGCAGCGACCCGTTTGGGACCGCGCGGCTGCGCCGCGGCGTACTGGATGCGTGGGCCGCGTCGCCCGCCCGGTTCCGGGAGGACGCCAACGCGGAGGAGGACCTCGCGCTGGGCGGCTACCGCGACCGCCTCGTGGTCGAGCTGGCGCAGAACGCCGCCGACGCGGCCGCGCGCGCCAAGGTTGCCGGTCGGCTGCGCCTGACCCTGCACCCGGCCGACGACACCGGCTCCGCCGTTCTCGTCGCCTCCAACACCGGTGCCCCCCTGGACGCCACCGGCGTCGAGTCGCTCTCCACGCTGCGCGCCTCCGCGAAGCGGGAGGCGAGCGTGGCGGCCGGCGCGGTGGGCCGGTTCGGGGTCGGGTTCGCCGCGGTGCTGTCCGTCAGCGACGAGCCGGCGCTGGTGGGGCGTACCGGCGGCGTGCGCTGGTCGCTCGCCGAGGCGCGGGCGATGACCGAGGCGGTGGCGGCGCACAGCCCCGGACTGGGCGGCGAGCTGCGCCGCCGCGACGGCCACGTACCGCTGCTGCGGCTGCCGCTGCCCGCGGAGGGCGGCGCGCCCGAGGGCTATGACACCGCCGTCGTGCTGCCGCTGCGCGACGGCGCCGCGCTGGACCTCACGGAGCGGCTGCTGGCCGGGATCGACGCGGCGCTGCTGCTGACGCTGCCGGGCCTGGCCGAGGTGGTCATCGAGACCCCCGCGGGCGTACGGGAGCTGAGGCGCCGTCAGGAGGACGACTACGTCCTGATCGAGGACAGCGAGCGGGGGGCGACCCGGTGGCGGGTGGCCGGCGACGGCGGTGCGCTGGATGCGGCCCTGCTCGCCGACCGGCCCATCGAGGAGCGGCTGCGGCCCCATTGGTCGGTGACCTGGGCGGTGCCGGTGGGCGAGGAGGGCGCGCCGGTACGGCCCGCCACCGCGGCCGTCGTGCATGCGCCGACGCCGACGGACGAGGCCCTGGGCCTGCCCGCGCTGCTGATCGCGACGTTCCCGCTCGACCCGACCCGCCGCCATGTCGCGCCGGGACCGCTGACCGACTTCCTGGTGGGACGCGCGGCCGAAACCTACACCGCGCTGCTGCGCGACTGGCAGCCGGTGTCCGTCGGCACGCTCGACCTGGTGCCCGGCCCCCTGGGCAAGGGCGGCCTGGACGGTGAACTGCGCCGCCGGGTGCTGGAGCTGCTGCCCCGGGTGCGCTTCCTGCCCAGCGCCGCCGCGCCCGCCGAGGCCGGGCCGCAGGCGGAGGCGGCGGCCGAGGCGACGGACCCGTGGGCCGAGGACGAGGGCGCCGTCTCGCCGTATGTGCTGCGCCCGGTGGACGCCGAACTGCTGGAGGGCGCGGGCGCCGCGACCGTCGGCGTGCTGGCCGAGCTGTTCCCCAGCCTGCTGCCGGCCGGTCTGGAGCGCCGCCCGGAGCTGCGGGCGCTCGGCGTGGCCCGGGTGCCGCTGGGGGAGATGGTCGACCGGCTGGCGGGCGTCGAGCGGACGCCCGCATGGTGGTGGCGGCTGTACGACGCGCTGGCCGGCACGGACCCGGACCGGCTGAGCGGGCTGCCGGTGCCGCTCGCCGGGTCGGGCGGGAGCCGGGAGCCGGGTGCCGCGGGCGGCGTACGGACCACGATCGGGCCCCGTCAGGTGCTGCTGCCGCTGCCGGGCGGCGGGTCGTACGAGGACGGCGACACCGAGGACCGGCACCGCACCCTCGCCCGGCTCGGCCTGAAGGTCGCGCACCCGGATGCCGTGCACCCGCTGCTGGAGAAGCTCGGCGCCACCCCCGCCTCGCCGCGGGCGGTGCTCACCACCCCCCAGGTCCGGGCCGCGGTGGAGAATTCGCTGGATGCGGACGAGGACGCCTACGACCTCTTCGCGGACGAGCTGGGCGGCGGCCTGGGCGCCCCACTCGGCGCCGAGGAACTGGCCGAGGCGGTCCTCGGCCTGGTCCGCGACGCCAACCTCGCTCCCGGTGACGAGCCCTGGCTGGCGGCCCTCGCCCTGCCGGACGAGGACGGCGAGCTGGCCCCCGCCGGTGAGCTGGTGTATCCGGGCAGCCCCTTCCAGCGGGTCATCCGGGAAGACGAACTCGCCGCCTGCGAGGCCGAGTTGGCCGCCCGCTGGGGCGAGCAGCCGCTGACCGCGGTGGGTGTGCTGGCCGACTTCGCCCTGGTCCGCGCCGCCGACGTCGTCCTGGACCCCGATGAACTCGAACCGCGCGACGGGGACTTCGCCGAGCCGGACGACCCGGGTCTGCTGGACGCCGTGGACGTCTGGTGCGAGGACATCCTCGACGCGCTGCCCGACACCCCGGTACCGCCCGTGGTCACGGAACTGCTCGCGGTCCGCGATCTCGACCTGGTCGACGACGACTGCTGGCCGCAGGTCCTCGCCATGCTCTCCCAGCCGCCGCTGCGCGATGCCCTCACCACCCCCGTACGGGTCCTGCTGCCCGACGGCACCACCGAGTCCGTACGTCCCTACACCGCCTGGTGGCTGCGCGGCCACCCGGTCCTGGACGGCCGCCGCCCCGCCGGTCTGCGCTCCGCAGGCGGCGACCCCCTCCTCTCCGGGCTGTACGAGTCCGCGGACGCCGGCGAAATCGACGCCCAGGTGCTGCGCGCCCTCGGTGTGCGGACGTCCGTTGCCGCGCTCCTGGACGAGCCGGGCGGCGCGGCCGAACTCCTCACCCGCCTCGCCGACCCGGACGTGACCGTCGGACCGGCCCAACTCCACGCCCTCTACGGCGCGTTGACGGATCTCGACCCCGACGATGTCACCCTGCCCGACGAGCTGCGGGCCGTGGTCGGCGGGGAGATCGAGGTGGTGGACGCCGGTACCGCGCTGGTCGCCGACGCCCCCGACCTGATGCCGCTCGCCACCCGTCACCCCCTCCTCCCGGTCCGCCCCTCGCGCGCCGCCGAGCTGGCCGAACTGCTCCAGGTCCGCCGGCTGAGCGAGGCCGTCACCGCCGAGGTCCGCTCCGAGGGCGTACGCCATGAAGTCCCCGACGAGGTACGGGTACTGCTCGGCCCCGCCACCCCCGATACGTACTTCGAGCACGAGTCCCTCGTCCTGGACGACGGCACCGAGCTCGACTGGCGTCTGACCCCGGACGGCACGCTCCACGCCGCCACCCTGGAGGGCGTCGCAGCGGGCCTCGCCTGGGCCGCGGCCCAGTGGCCCCGCCGCTTCGAGGTCGCCGCGCTGCTGGAGGACCCGGAGCGGGGGGAGGAACTGGCGGAGGCGCGGTGGTTCGACTAG
- a CDS encoding NCS2 family permease, translated as MSPSATTPVDALDNPAPQPPRNGFDRFFKISERGSTVSRELRGGLATFFAMAYIIVLNPIILGSGVDKYHHHLDNGQLVTATALMAGLTTVLMGLMGNVPIAVAAGLGINAVVSLQLAPKMSWPDAMGMVVLAGLVLMILVASGLRQRVMDAIPNGLRRAIAIGIGLFISLVGLVDAGFVTRNPDAAHTTVPMGLGQHGQLQGWPVLVFVLGLMLMFVLTVRKTKGAILIGMVTMAVVAIVINALVTIPDAAWGLAVPNIPHKIVGAPDFGLIGHISLFGGFKEVGPLTGCLFVFTVLLSGFFDAMGTIIGVGEEAGLLNNETGQLPNMGRILMADGIAVAGGGFGSASANTCFVESTAGVGEGARTGLANMMTGGLFLLALIFTPLATVVPSQAATPALLVVGFLILASNVRDIDWGDFTVGIPAFLTMISMPFTYSITNGIGIGVLSYILLRTATGRFKQIPWLLNVVGLCFLVYFLLHPIEQALGVQ; from the coding sequence ATGTCCCCCTCGGCCACCACGCCGGTCGACGCCCTCGATAACCCGGCTCCCCAGCCGCCCAGGAACGGCTTCGACCGCTTCTTCAAGATTTCCGAGCGGGGATCGACGGTCAGCCGCGAACTCCGCGGCGGCCTGGCGACCTTCTTCGCGATGGCCTACATCATCGTGCTGAACCCGATCATCCTGGGCTCCGGCGTCGACAAGTACCACCACCATCTCGACAACGGCCAGCTGGTCACCGCCACCGCGCTGATGGCGGGGCTGACCACCGTCCTGATGGGCCTGATGGGCAACGTCCCCATCGCCGTCGCCGCCGGACTGGGCATCAACGCCGTGGTGTCCCTCCAGCTCGCCCCCAAGATGAGCTGGCCGGATGCGATGGGCATGGTCGTGCTCGCCGGTCTGGTGCTGATGATCCTGGTCGCCTCGGGGCTGCGGCAGCGGGTGATGGACGCGATTCCCAACGGGCTGCGGCGGGCCATCGCCATCGGCATCGGCCTGTTCATCTCGCTGGTCGGCCTGGTCGACGCGGGCTTCGTCACCCGCAACCCGGACGCCGCGCACACCACCGTGCCGATGGGCCTGGGGCAGCACGGACAGCTCCAGGGCTGGCCGGTGCTGGTGTTCGTCCTCGGCCTGATGCTGATGTTCGTGCTGACCGTCCGCAAGACCAAGGGCGCGATCCTCATCGGCATGGTGACCATGGCCGTGGTCGCGATCGTCATCAACGCCCTCGTCACGATCCCGGACGCGGCATGGGGCCTGGCCGTCCCGAACATCCCGCACAAGATCGTCGGCGCCCCGGACTTCGGGCTGATCGGCCACATCAGCCTCTTCGGCGGCTTCAAGGAAGTCGGCCCGCTGACCGGCTGCCTGTTCGTCTTCACCGTGCTGCTGTCCGGCTTCTTCGACGCGATGGGCACCATCATCGGCGTCGGTGAGGAGGCCGGGCTGCTGAACAACGAGACGGGCCAGCTGCCGAACATGGGCCGGATCCTGATGGCCGACGGCATCGCGGTCGCCGGCGGCGGTTTCGGCTCCGCCTCGGCCAACACCTGCTTCGTCGAATCCACCGCGGGTGTGGGCGAGGGTGCGCGCACGGGCCTGGCCAACATGATGACCGGCGGGCTGTTCCTGCTCGCGCTGATCTTCACCCCGCTGGCGACGGTCGTCCCGTCCCAGGCCGCCACGCCCGCGCTGCTCGTCGTCGGCTTCCTGATCCTGGCGTCGAACGTCAGGGACATCGACTGGGGCGACTTCACCGTCGGCATCCCGGCGTTCCTGACGATGATCTCGATGCCGTTCACGTACAGCATCACCAACGGCATCGGCATCGGCGTGCTGTCGTACATCCTGCTGCGCACCGCGACCGGGCGGTTCAAGCAGATTCCGTGGCTGCTGAACGTGGTCGGGCTCTGCTTCCTCGTCTACTTCCTGCTGCACCCGATCGAGCAGGCGCTGGGTGTGCAGTGA
- a CDS encoding DUF3027 domain-containing protein produces MRSRTPDRLCAEAVDLARTAAEETALPGAVGEHIGAVADADRVVTHLFACNEPGYRGWRWAVTVARASRAKVVTLDESVLLPGPDALLAPEWVPWSERLRPGDMGPGDLLPTEAEDLRLEPGYSGEDVPPPNSVVAEGMAADVADSEEADVVPGSPAAQPAPARGGIADVAEELGMRRARVLSRYGLHAAADRWEEAYGAKTPMAQAAPATCMTCGFLSPLTGSLRQAFGVCANEFSPADGRVVSLAYGCGAHSEAAVMPAPPRPAPPVVDETVVEPLSLRPEEGGSVSETAPAEELGHS; encoded by the coding sequence ATGCGAAGCCGTACCCCTGACCGCCTGTGCGCCGAGGCGGTCGACCTTGCGCGGACGGCGGCGGAGGAGACCGCGCTGCCCGGCGCGGTCGGCGAGCACATCGGAGCGGTCGCCGACGCGGACCGGGTCGTCACCCACCTCTTCGCCTGCAACGAACCCGGCTACCGGGGCTGGCGCTGGGCCGTGACCGTCGCCCGCGCCTCCCGCGCCAAGGTCGTCACCCTCGACGAGTCCGTCCTGCTGCCCGGCCCCGACGCCCTGCTGGCGCCCGAGTGGGTGCCCTGGAGCGAGCGGCTGCGCCCCGGCGACATGGGCCCCGGCGACCTGCTGCCCACCGAGGCCGAGGACCTCCGCCTCGAACCGGGCTACTCCGGCGAGGACGTCCCGCCGCCCAACTCCGTGGTCGCCGAGGGCATGGCCGCCGACGTCGCCGACTCCGAGGAGGCGGACGTCGTCCCCGGCTCACCCGCCGCCCAGCCGGCCCCCGCCCGGGGCGGCATCGCCGACGTCGCCGAGGAACTCGGCATGCGCCGCGCCCGCGTCCTGTCCCGCTACGGCCTGCACGCCGCGGCCGACCGCTGGGAAGAGGCGTACGGCGCCAAGACCCCCATGGCCCAGGCGGCCCCCGCCACCTGCATGACCTGCGGCTTCCTGTCCCCGCTCACCGGCTCCCTGCGGCAGGCCTTCGGCGTGTGCGCCAACGAGTTCTCCCCGGCGGACGGCCGGGTCGTCTCCCTCGCCTACGGCTGCGGGGCCCACTCCGAAGCCGCCGTCATGCCGGCGCCTCCGCGGCCGGCGCCGCCGGTGGTCGACGAGACGGTCGTCGAGCCGTTGTCCTTGCGGCCGGAGGAGGGCGGGTCCGTTTCTGAGACGGCCCCGGCCGAGGAACTCGGGCATAGCTGA